The uncultured Sunxiuqinia sp. genome has a segment encoding these proteins:
- a CDS encoding outer membrane beta-barrel protein, with amino-acid sequence MKQPGKIICLIAGFLIISQIAFSQRSTRLSFSASPSVNWFSADTQGTELGSTALGIDYGVNADFFFDEESKYAFATGILINNTGGNIRYYNSSGDVQFAGQTFQSGTSFRYKLKYIEVPLAVKLRTSQFRRWSYWGQFGFSGLVNIQAKGESDDETLRKNNINEEINLFNLALNMGIGSHFDLGSNNAITLGIIYRNGFIDVTSNNQFDDKTTLNSLVFKLGLVF; translated from the coding sequence ATGAAACAGCCAGGAAAAATAATTTGCTTAATTGCTGGTTTCCTAATCATTAGTCAAATCGCTTTTTCACAGCGATCAACTCGTCTTTCATTTTCGGCCAGTCCATCTGTCAATTGGTTTTCGGCGGACACTCAGGGGACTGAATTAGGCAGCACAGCTTTGGGGATTGACTATGGAGTAAATGCTGATTTTTTCTTCGATGAGGAATCAAAATATGCCTTTGCAACCGGAATTTTAATCAATAATACCGGAGGAAATATTCGTTATTATAATAGTTCCGGCGATGTGCAATTTGCCGGTCAAACCTTCCAATCGGGAACTTCCTTTCGATATAAACTAAAATATATTGAAGTCCCACTGGCCGTAAAACTTCGCACAAGCCAGTTTCGTCGCTGGTCGTATTGGGGACAATTTGGTTTTTCAGGTTTAGTCAATATCCAAGCGAAAGGAGAAAGTGATGACGAAACCTTGAGAAAAAACAACATCAATGAGGAAATTAATTTATTCAACTTGGCTCTCAACATGGGAATAGGTTCTCATTTCGACCTTGGAAGCAACAATGCGATCACTTTGGGAATCATCTATAGAAACGGTTTTATTGATGTCACTTCAAATAACCAATTTGACGATAAAACGACCTTGAATTCACTTGTATTTAAACTTGGCCTTGTTTTCTAA
- a CDS encoding TolC family protein, protein MKLIFTKLKILVLLTAFPGALAFGQQLLSLENALDIASQNSPDIRISLLNLERSQESLNAQKAALKSQFTLSLNPVDFSRTRSFDDFSSTWYTNESFGSSGTFTVSQPVLWTDGTVQLVNRFGWQKNINDVTNREDRAFTNNLYLSLTQPLFTYNRLKLQLKELQLDLENSNLSYAMQKLNLEKLVTQYFYNVYMAQMSLTIAKDEMENTKKSYEITTNKVEAGLAAREELYQAELNYASAESGLQNKRVSLENYKDQFKQYIGMDIFEEISVMTNVDANAVDVDLKKAIDYGLASRMELRQREIDIENSQFDLIQTKAMNEFKGEMNLSVGIIGEDRVVGNVYNNPTNNPRVSLSFNVPLFDWGEKKSRIKAQEAVLQTRELNLENQEIQIVIDIRQVYRSLQNLKTQIDIAKQNEKNAQLTYEINLERYANGDLTSMDLNLYQTQLSEKKMAYAQSLIDYKIELLNLKIQTLYDFEKSQGIVPEELMKKSNN, encoded by the coding sequence ATGAAACTCATTTTTACAAAACTTAAGATTCTTGTTCTGCTGACAGCTTTTCCCGGAGCACTGGCTTTTGGGCAGCAGCTTTTGAGCTTGGAGAATGCGCTGGATATTGCTTCGCAGAATAGCCCGGACATCCGTATTTCGCTATTAAATTTGGAACGTTCGCAAGAATCGCTCAATGCCCAAAAAGCAGCCCTAAAATCGCAGTTTACCCTCAGCTTAAACCCGGTTGATTTTAGTCGAACCCGTTCATTCGACGATTTCTCATCAACTTGGTACACCAACGAATCATTTGGTTCATCGGGAACCTTTACCGTTTCGCAACCTGTTTTATGGACTGATGGAACCGTGCAATTGGTAAATCGGTTTGGTTGGCAAAAAAATATCAACGATGTAACCAATCGGGAGGATCGGGCATTCACCAACAATTTATACCTCAGCCTCACCCAACCTCTATTTACTTACAATCGGCTAAAACTTCAACTCAAAGAACTTCAGCTCGATTTAGAAAACTCGAACCTGAGTTACGCCATGCAAAAACTGAATCTGGAGAAACTGGTTACCCAGTATTTTTACAATGTGTATATGGCACAAATGAGCTTAACCATTGCCAAGGATGAAATGGAAAACACCAAGAAAAGCTACGAGATAACCACGAACAAAGTTGAAGCCGGATTGGCAGCGAGAGAAGAGCTTTACCAGGCAGAACTGAACTATGCATCAGCCGAGTCGGGTTTGCAAAACAAACGGGTGAGTTTGGAGAATTATAAAGATCAATTCAAACAATACATCGGCATGGATATTTTCGAAGAAATTTCGGTCATGACCAATGTAGACGCGAATGCTGTTGATGTTGATCTAAAAAAGGCAATCGATTATGGGTTGGCTTCCCGGATGGAACTGCGCCAGCGAGAGATTGATATTGAAAACTCGCAGTTTGATTTGATTCAAACAAAAGCAATGAATGAGTTTAAGGGAGAGATGAACCTTTCTGTTGGAATTATCGGTGAAGACCGTGTTGTTGGTAATGTTTACAACAATCCGACGAACAATCCCCGAGTGTCCCTTTCATTCAATGTCCCACTGTTTGACTGGGGTGAGAAAAAGTCTAGAATTAAAGCACAGGAAGCAGTTCTCCAAACACGTGAACTCAATCTTGAGAATCAAGAAATACAAATCGTGATTGATATTCGCCAGGTTTACCGTTCGCTTCAAAACTTAAAAACACAGATTGACATTGCCAAGCAAAACGAAAAGAATGCTCAGTTAACCTATGAAATTAATCTGGAACGCTATGCCAACGGCGATCTCACCAGCATGGATTTGAACCTCTATCAAACACAGCTGTCGGAGAAAAAGATGGCTTACGCGCAATCTTTAATCGATTATAAAATAGAGCTGTTGAATCTGAAAATTCAAACCCTTTACGATTTTGAAAAAAGTCAAGGCATTGTTCCTGAGGAATTAATGAAGAAAAGTAATAACTAA
- a CDS encoding ABC transporter ATP-binding protein — protein sequence MKISIDQLSKIYPNGNRALNNIQLEIENGMFGLLGPNGAGKSSLMRILVTLMNPSEGKVTINEYDLVKNRKEIRKMLGYLPQDFRFFSQLKTYEFLDYAARLAGIKKSKLRADAVDKMLEEVGLFEARDRQANRLSGGMKRRLGIAQALINNPQIIVVDEPTTGLDPEERIRFRNLLSSISTNDVIIILSTHIVGDISSTCKNMALLNQGELAYSGSPVDLVAQAEGKVWLIKATESEYQEINEKYPVISNVPTSEGWEIQVVAQEINGYDGHNIEPNLEHAYVYFMESRLNQWTAV from the coding sequence GTGAAAATTTCGATTGACCAATTAAGCAAGATTTACCCAAATGGTAATCGTGCTCTCAACAATATTCAGCTTGAAATTGAGAATGGTATGTTTGGTTTACTGGGTCCTAACGGAGCCGGAAAATCCAGTTTAATGCGCATTTTGGTTACTTTAATGAACCCCAGTGAAGGGAAAGTAACTATTAATGAATATGATTTGGTTAAAAATCGAAAAGAGATTCGTAAAATGCTGGGATACCTACCACAGGATTTTCGATTTTTCTCACAACTAAAAACGTACGAATTCCTCGATTATGCCGCTCGCTTAGCCGGAATAAAAAAAAGCAAGCTTCGGGCTGATGCAGTGGATAAAATGCTAGAGGAAGTTGGTCTTTTTGAAGCACGAGATCGGCAAGCGAATCGGCTTTCGGGAGGAATGAAGCGTCGATTAGGCATTGCGCAGGCATTGATTAATAACCCGCAAATTATTGTTGTTGATGAACCCACCACTGGTCTGGATCCGGAAGAACGAATCCGGTTCCGAAATTTACTTTCGAGCATTTCAACTAATGATGTCATCATCATCCTTTCGACTCATATTGTTGGCGATATTTCAAGCACGTGTAAAAACATGGCTTTGTTGAACCAAGGGGAATTAGCCTACAGCGGTTCGCCCGTCGATTTGGTTGCACAGGCCGAAGGGAAAGTCTGGTTGATAAAAGCAACGGAGTCGGAATATCAGGAAATCAATGAAAAATACCCGGTGATATCGAATGTCCCTACAAGCGAAGGATGGGAGATTCAGGTGGTCGCCCAAGAAATAAACGGCTACGACGGACACAACATTGAACCCAACTTAGAGCATGCCTATGTGTATTTTATGGAAAGCCGCCTGAACCAATGGACTGCCGTTTAA
- a CDS encoding SDR family oxidoreductase, which yields MNTAKIAIITGASRGIGKACAIGLAGMGYHCLLISRTQQQLEELAEEIQENGGRSSLFAVDLTKQNELEECIQKIKKHYGRIDVLVNNAGMFIGGNLQVDVSEFRQQLELNITANFKLLQAFVPVMKEQQSGAIFNIASRAGKIGFANSGAYSASKFGLVGLNESLYRELAEYGISVTAICPGYVATEMAKLAGTPLPEEEMIQPSDIFLTIEYLLKLAPNTRVKEIIIEAKGGIQ from the coding sequence ATGAATACTGCAAAAATAGCAATCATTACAGGCGCTAGTCGGGGTATTGGAAAAGCTTGCGCCATTGGACTTGCAGGAATGGGCTACCATTGCCTGCTGATTTCCCGCACCCAACAGCAGCTTGAAGAGCTTGCTGAAGAAATTCAGGAAAATGGTGGAAGATCGAGTTTATTTGCTGTTGACTTGACAAAACAAAATGAGCTGGAAGAGTGCATTCAAAAAATAAAGAAACACTATGGCCGCATTGATGTATTGGTAAACAATGCAGGCATGTTTATTGGAGGAAACCTCCAAGTGGACGTTAGCGAATTTCGACAACAGTTGGAATTAAATATAACTGCGAACTTTAAGCTGCTACAAGCTTTCGTTCCGGTGATGAAGGAACAACAATCAGGTGCCATTTTTAATATTGCGTCGCGAGCAGGGAAAATTGGTTTTGCCAACAGCGGAGCTTATTCGGCTTCTAAATTTGGCTTGGTTGGTTTAAACGAATCACTTTATCGGGAGTTGGCTGAATATGGCATCTCTGTAACAGCTATTTGCCCAGGCTATGTTGCAACCGAAATGGCCAAACTGGCTGGCACTCCGCTACCAGAAGAAGAAATGATTCAGCCAAGTGATATTTTCCTGACTATAGAGTATTTACTCAAACTGGCTCCCAATACTAGAGTTAAAGAAATCATCATCGAAGCTAAAGGAGGTATTCAATAA
- a CDS encoding efflux RND transporter periplasmic adaptor subunit translates to MKITNFYIISIIALLGLSACNNQSADSETEVAIPVSVEDLKPSFIEQTINTTGTVAATQEATLTTEMGGRYYLASNPRTGKPFRLGDQVAKGQVIVELEDEEYTNNLGLEAKELNLKISEQTYTKQKSLFDKGGVTQSELSNAEVSAVNARDSYALAKIQLEKMKVRAPFKGVITELPHFTAGTKVASGTAVVSLMSYEQLQLEVNLPEKYINKIEQNQNVRVMNYTLPEDTLQGVVRELSPAISTETRTFKGKLSIENEALKLRPGMFVQAEIILDRRDSVIVIPKNVIVSNQRGKSVFIVQKGTAEQKQVTLGYEDQDKVEITSGLKTNDRLVVKGFETLRDRSKVKIIK, encoded by the coding sequence ATGAAAATAACGAATTTCTATATCATCAGTATTATTGCGCTGCTCGGCTTGTCAGCCTGCAATAATCAAAGTGCTGACTCGGAAACTGAAGTGGCTATTCCTGTTTCGGTTGAGGATTTAAAACCCAGCTTCATTGAGCAAACGATAAATACCACAGGAACAGTGGCTGCAACCCAAGAGGCGACATTGACGACAGAGATGGGCGGCCGCTATTATTTAGCCTCCAATCCTCGTACAGGGAAACCGTTCCGATTGGGCGATCAGGTTGCTAAAGGGCAGGTAATTGTAGAACTGGAAGATGAAGAATACACGAACAACTTAGGCTTGGAGGCGAAGGAACTTAACCTAAAAATATCGGAACAAACTTACACCAAGCAAAAATCGCTTTTTGATAAAGGTGGTGTAACCCAAAGTGAACTAAGCAATGCCGAAGTGTCGGCAGTAAACGCCCGCGATAGTTATGCGCTGGCTAAAATTCAGTTAGAAAAAATGAAAGTTCGCGCACCGTTTAAAGGAGTGATCACCGAATTGCCACATTTTACCGCAGGAACTAAAGTGGCCAGCGGAACAGCTGTTGTTAGTCTGATGAGTTACGAACAACTCCAATTGGAGGTTAATTTGCCCGAGAAATATATCAACAAGATTGAGCAAAACCAAAACGTAAGGGTTATGAATTACACCTTGCCCGAAGATACCTTGCAGGGAGTGGTTCGCGAGTTATCTCCGGCAATCAGCACCGAGACCCGAACATTTAAAGGAAAGTTGAGTATCGAGAATGAAGCACTGAAGCTGCGACCGGGAATGTTTGTTCAAGCTGAAATTATTCTTGATCGACGCGATAGTGTGATTGTTATTCCGAAAAATGTGATTGTTTCGAACCAACGTGGCAAATCTGTTTTTATCGTACAAAAAGGAACTGCGGAACAAAAGCAAGTAACCCTGGGGTATGAAGATCAGGATAAAGTGGAAATCACTTCCGGCTTAAAAACAAACGATCGTCTCGTGGTAAAGGGATTTGAGACCCTGCGTGACCGTTCCAAAGTAAAAATCATCAAATAG
- a CDS encoding TonB family protein has protein sequence MKIYTTIIGFLIAGAFTVTAQEKNMKYDKLEMMQDKIEADLVGVYEIIADYPEFAYEYVYHDGHLDKVMVTGINNPADEKEVSALIYSVRSAKDDMRNYCNRVGIYYAPERDAEPKVGYDEFRERIQKNLQYPDNAEDYGVEGTVYVKFIVERDGDVNFVTADHAIDSPYEQRVDKLEQAAIEAVEKVDVEWEPAIADGEIIDSWVVAPVTFDFKKNPALPALIR, from the coding sequence ATGAAAATTTACACGACAATTATTGGATTTTTAATAGCAGGGGCTTTTACCGTAACGGCTCAGGAAAAGAATATGAAATATGATAAGCTGGAAATGATGCAAGATAAGATTGAGGCCGACTTAGTTGGGGTATACGAAATTATCGCTGATTATCCGGAATTTGCATATGAGTACGTATATCACGATGGTCATTTAGACAAAGTTATGGTTACAGGAATTAATAATCCGGCAGATGAGAAAGAGGTTTCAGCATTAATTTACAGCGTTCGAAGTGCCAAAGATGACATGAGAAATTACTGCAATCGTGTGGGGATTTATTATGCTCCTGAGCGAGACGCTGAACCTAAAGTTGGGTATGACGAATTCAGAGAACGAATTCAAAAGAACTTACAATATCCTGACAATGCTGAAGATTACGGTGTAGAAGGTACCGTTTATGTGAAATTTATTGTAGAAAGAGATGGTGACGTTAATTTTGTAACAGCAGATCATGCAATTGATTCGCCTTATGAACAGCGAGTTGATAAGCTTGAACAGGCAGCCATTGAAGCAGTAGAAAAAGTTGATGTAGAATGGGAGCCTGCAATTGCCGATGGCGAAATTATTGATTCATGGGTTGTTGCTCCGGTAACGTTTGATTTTAAGAAAAATCCAGCTTTACCTGCATTGATCCGATAA
- a CDS encoding Crp/Fnr family transcriptional regulator, translated as MLSHEMGIKEMLENPKSVFSCLTPDEKERLLKHITLTNFKKNEFIYKEGDKPTGFSFLIEGKIKIFKEGVGGREQIIRMTKPYGFIGYRALLAEEIHIASAVALEDSLACHVDADFFFNSMLKNTSVTAKLLRKLARELGFSNSRTVTLTQKHIRGRLAESLLLLKDKYGFEHDGATLKVFLSREDIANLSNMTTSNAIRTLSTFAGEKVIAIDGRKIRILDEQKLERISKLG; from the coding sequence ATGCTAAGCCATGAAATGGGGATTAAAGAAATGCTTGAAAACCCAAAATCGGTTTTCAGTTGTCTCACTCCCGATGAGAAAGAACGACTACTCAAACACATTACCCTGACCAATTTTAAGAAGAATGAATTTATTTACAAAGAGGGAGACAAACCAACCGGTTTTTCTTTTTTGATTGAAGGGAAAATCAAAATTTTCAAAGAAGGGGTAGGTGGGCGCGAACAAATTATCAGAATGACGAAGCCCTATGGTTTTATTGGTTATCGGGCATTACTTGCTGAAGAAATTCATATTGCGTCAGCGGTTGCCTTGGAAGATTCGCTAGCCTGTCATGTTGATGCGGATTTCTTTTTCAACTCGATGTTGAAAAATACAAGTGTTACCGCAAAACTGCTACGCAAACTTGCTCGTGAATTAGGATTTTCCAACTCCAGAACGGTTACACTGACCCAAAAGCACATTAGAGGTCGGTTGGCCGAATCATTGCTATTACTAAAAGATAAATATGGCTTTGAGCATGATGGTGCAACATTAAAAGTATTCTTGTCGCGCGAAGACATTGCAAATCTTTCAAACATGACAACGTCGAATGCCATTCGGACCCTATCTACTTTTGCCGGCGAAAAGGTAATTGCCATTGACGGACGTAAAATCAGAATTTTAGATGAGCAAAAATTGGAGCGAATCAGTAAATTAGGATAA
- a CDS encoding mechanosensitive ion channel family protein: MEKIFTNDFWTVLSENLVNWIVSQLPAIIILVILLLVALRAASFMINKTKKLLIKRMVNQTDEPNLEVEKRLNTLMGIVKKGVAVLIWVIFIMIFLKKINIDIAPILAGAGIIGLAIGFGAQELVRDFITGFFILLENQIRTGDVAIINGTGGLVEKIELRTITLRDLSGVVHIFQNGKINSVSNMTKGWSAMVFDIGVAYKEDLNKVMKIMKDVSEDLRADSKFKSMILEPMEIFGLDSFGDSALVVKGRIKTKPIQQWNVGREYRKRLKEAFDEHRIEIPFPHRTIYWGEEIDPLKLTMEKAEAEAKSKSAD, from the coding sequence ATGGAGAAAATTTTCACCAATGATTTTTGGACCGTGCTGTCCGAGAACTTAGTTAACTGGATCGTTTCGCAATTGCCTGCGATCATCATTTTGGTTATTTTATTATTAGTCGCTTTACGAGCGGCATCGTTTATGATCAATAAAACCAAGAAGTTATTGATCAAGCGGATGGTTAATCAGACTGACGAACCCAATCTTGAAGTAGAGAAACGGCTCAACACCTTAATGGGGATTGTCAAAAAGGGGGTTGCGGTATTGATTTGGGTCATCTTCATTATGATCTTTCTGAAGAAAATAAACATTGACATTGCCCCAATTTTGGCAGGTGCCGGAATTATTGGATTGGCAATTGGTTTTGGTGCACAGGAACTGGTGCGCGATTTTATCACCGGATTCTTCATTTTACTTGAAAATCAGATAAGAACTGGCGATGTCGCAATTATTAACGGAACCGGCGGACTTGTTGAAAAAATTGAACTTCGAACCATAACCTTGCGCGATTTGTCGGGAGTCGTTCACATCTTTCAGAATGGAAAAATTAATTCGGTTTCCAATATGACCAAAGGTTGGTCGGCTATGGTGTTCGATATTGGTGTTGCTTACAAAGAAGACCTCAACAAGGTGATGAAAATTATGAAGGATGTTTCGGAAGACTTGCGCGCTGATTCAAAATTCAAATCGATGATTTTGGAACCGATGGAAATTTTTGGACTGGATAGCTTTGGCGACAGTGCCTTGGTGGTAAAAGGCCGGATTAAAACCAAACCCATTCAGCAATGGAATGTCGGTCGCGAATATCGGAAACGACTGAAAGAAGCGTTCGATGAACACCGAATTGAAATCCCATTCCCGCACCGTACAATATACTGGGGCGAAGAAATTGATCCACTCAAGTTGACAATGGAAAAAGCAGAGGCAGAAGCGAAATCAAAATCAGCAGATTAA
- a CDS encoding NAD+ synthase has product MKIALAQLNYHIANFEDNSNKIIEAIRKAEKQEAELIVFSELAVTGYYPHDLLERKEFIEKAEQAIAKIAKECTKVAALVGGPSINQSERGKKLFNSAFLLKDGKIEAIRHKSLLPTYDIFDEYRHFEPNRQFDIVELNGKRLAITICEDLWDEQPTQNEFGKDKLYTRSPLEELSKLNPDLVINLSASPFSYNQENWRKDILVKKAIKYQLPIIYLNQVGANTEVVFDGGSIYLKEDGTIPVELAYFEEDFHVVDTENPSPKHQQEKDYIAKTHQALILGIRDYFQKMGFNKAILGLSGGIDSALVCALAVEALGKENVRGVLMPSKYSSDHSVADALHLAENLGIQYDTIAIQNMVDEFENQLSPVFGDLPPGIAEENIQARTRGILVMALSNKFGNILLNTTNKSECAVGYGTLYGDMNGGLAVLGDVYKNDAYKLSNYINRDGEVIPYNSIQKPPSAELRPDQKDTDSLPDYDILDRVLFNYIELNLSPKEIIEQGFDKEMVFKVTRMVNQNEYKRFQSPPIIRVSSKAFGFGRKMPLVARYH; this is encoded by the coding sequence ATGAAAATTGCATTAGCGCAACTGAACTATCATATTGCTAATTTCGAAGATAATTCCAATAAAATAATTGAAGCCATCAGGAAAGCGGAGAAACAGGAAGCGGAGTTGATTGTCTTTTCAGAACTGGCTGTAACCGGCTATTATCCGCATGACTTACTTGAGCGGAAAGAGTTTATCGAAAAAGCGGAACAAGCCATTGCAAAAATAGCCAAAGAATGCACTAAGGTTGCTGCCTTGGTTGGAGGTCCAAGTATTAACCAAAGTGAACGAGGAAAGAAACTTTTCAATTCAGCATTTTTGCTGAAAGATGGGAAAATAGAGGCAATCCGTCATAAATCGCTGCTTCCAACATACGATATTTTTGATGAATATCGCCATTTTGAGCCCAACCGCCAGTTCGATATTGTAGAGCTAAACGGCAAACGGCTAGCCATTACCATTTGTGAAGATTTATGGGATGAACAGCCAACCCAGAATGAATTTGGAAAGGACAAGTTGTATACTCGCTCGCCTCTTGAGGAATTGAGTAAGCTGAATCCTGATCTTGTAATTAACCTCTCAGCATCTCCGTTTTCATACAATCAGGAAAACTGGAGAAAGGATATTTTGGTGAAGAAAGCCATTAAATACCAACTTCCAATTATCTACTTAAATCAAGTTGGCGCGAACACAGAAGTCGTCTTCGATGGTGGTTCGATCTATTTGAAGGAGGACGGAACAATTCCGGTGGAACTCGCATATTTCGAAGAGGATTTCCATGTGGTTGACACCGAGAACCCGTCACCCAAGCACCAACAAGAAAAAGACTATATCGCCAAAACTCATCAAGCCTTAATCCTTGGGATCCGAGACTATTTTCAGAAAATGGGTTTTAATAAAGCAATTCTGGGTCTTTCCGGTGGAATTGACTCGGCTTTGGTTTGTGCTTTGGCCGTAGAGGCCTTGGGTAAAGAGAATGTACGTGGTGTTTTAATGCCGTCGAAATATTCCTCTGACCACAGTGTGGCCGACGCTCTGCATCTTGCCGAAAACCTGGGCATTCAGTACGACACTATTGCCATTCAAAATATGGTTGACGAATTTGAAAACCAATTAAGTCCGGTGTTTGGAGATTTGCCTCCGGGCATTGCCGAAGAAAATATTCAGGCTCGAACCCGTGGAATACTTGTTATGGCTTTATCAAACAAGTTCGGAAACATCTTGCTAAATACAACTAACAAGAGTGAATGTGCAGTGGGTTACGGAACTCTTTATGGCGATATGAATGGTGGCTTGGCAGTACTTGGCGATGTTTATAAAAACGATGCCTACAAACTTTCGAACTACATTAACCGGGATGGAGAAGTCATACCTTACAACAGCATTCAAAAACCTCCTTCGGCAGAATTAAGGCCAGATCAAAAAGACACCGACTCACTTCCCGATTACGACATTTTAGATCGGGTTTTGTTCAATTATATTGAGTTAAACTTATCGCCAAAGGAGATTATTGAACAAGGTTTTGATAAAGAAATGGTTTTTAAAGTTACGCGAATGGTTAATCAAAATGAATACAAGCGTTTTCAATCCCCCCCGATTATAAGGGTTAGCTCAAAAGCTTTTGGGTTTGGAAGGAAGATGCCCCTTGTTGCAAGATATCATTAG